Proteins co-encoded in one Arachis stenosperma cultivar V10309 chromosome 7, arast.V10309.gnm1.PFL2, whole genome shotgun sequence genomic window:
- the LOC130939229 gene encoding uncharacterized protein LOC130939229 gives MGDENPNGVAMKIKAMLEKENQVPFFILEKLYNLAFPSTLNSGNPSHSSLLSLTLLFIVPSDSIISGSDLGIFLSNVGRISHFTDLSRKLLLISSHLFQPSASTRSRGAKLTHIYSATKLNEAGVKFEINKNTHCLLDLEISGHSFRIPFIRVEDWTEVVLRNLLAFEQCHCIDESYLADYIAVFDFLINTDKDVDLLIKKGIIENWLGDSNAVAEMFNGLAVNILYPDFNEQYFHISEELNTFCNHPWNRKVATLKRDYCNTPWKTVASIAGIFLLILTVIQTVFSILQVVH, from the exons ATGGGAGATGAGAATCCTAATGGCGTTGCAATGAAGATTAAAGCAATGTTGGAGAAG GAGAATCAAGTCCCTTTCTTTATTCTTGAGAAGCTTTACAATCTAGCTTTTCCTTCTACATTGAATAGTGGCAACCCAAGCCATTCTTCATTACTAAGTCTCACTCTTCTTTTTATAGTTCCTTCTGATAGTATCATTTCTGGTAGTGATCTTGGGATATTCTTATCCAATGTTGGTAGAATATCTCATTTCACAGATCTATCAAGAAAGCTTCTATTAATATCCTCTCACTTGTTCCAACCATCAGCCTCTACACGCTCAAGAGGAGCAAAGTTAACACACATTTATAGTGCAACTAAGTTGAATGAAGCTGGTGTGAAGTTTGAGATAAACAAAAATACTCACTGCTTACTAGACTTGGAAATTTCAGGTCATAGTTTTAGAATCCCATTTATTAGAGTGGAGGATTGGACTGAAGTTGTTTTGAGAAATTTGTTAGCTTTTGAGCAATGCCACTGCATCGACGAATCCTATCTCGCTGACTACATTGCTGTCTTTGATTTCCTTATCAACACGGACAAAGATGTAGATTTGCTGATTAAGAAAGGAATAATTGAGAATTGGTTAGGTGATAGCAATGCAGTGGCTGAAATGTTCAATGGTCTTGCAGTGAATATTCTGTATCCAGATTTTAATGAGCAATATTTCCACATTTCTGAAGAGTTGAACACTTTCTGCAATCACCCTTGGAACAGAAAAGTAGCAACTTTGAAGCGCGATTACTGCAACACTCCATGGAAGACAGTGGCTTCCATTGCTGGAATTTTTCTGCTTATTCTCACTGTTATTCAGACAGTATTTTCCATTCTCCAAGTAGTACACTAG
- the LOC130940794 gene encoding uncharacterized protein LOC130940794 — MPQNLEGIKGGGGSIKLGTTGTIGSLMTRELNQISSTPHKQVPSRTKHRTLPVSVACSSATPKRLQPRKSSDEASSSGGSKSTNTNHRFPSKAVQKTKSSGRSTHRIPILGYDNFPVDRSPAREKNDKKIPNIVEVVDIRCGNADKAWATPLASRLKKLGFSKLSESII; from the coding sequence atgccTCAGAATCTAGAAGGTATTAAGGGTGGAGGAGGATCCATCAAGCTAGGAACCACCGGAACAATCGGTTCCTTAATGACAAGGGAATTGAATCAAATCTCTTCAACACCACACAAACAAGTACCTTCAAGAACTAAGCACAGAACACTTCCTGTTTCGGTTGCCTGCAGTAGTGCAACGCCGAAAAGACTACAACCAAGAAAATCATCAGATGAAGCAAGTAGCAGTGGAGGCAGTAAAAGCACAAATACAAACCATAGATTCCCCAGTAAGGCAGTGCAGAAAACAAAATCTAGTGGCAGAAGTACACACAGAATTCCAATACTTGGTTATGATAACTTCCCAGTCGACCGAAGTCCTGCCAGGGAGAAGAATGATAAGAAGATACCTAACATTGTTGAAGTTGTGGACATAAGATGTGGGAATGCAGATAAGGCTTGGGCTACTCCTTTAGCAAGTCGTCTTAAGAAGCTTGGTTTCTCAAAGCTCTCAGAGAGCATAATTTAA
- the LOC130940642 gene encoding chloroplastic lipocalin, with protein MVEVLLASSHLLHCSSYPPTSWKVSGTGRGAYLKCSLELRRSSKVVLTKKVLLSGLAASFILLSPTPSQSAATDFFHQQNICQLANASENSVALPFENDSDGKGANLMMMRGMTAKNFDPVRYSGRWFEVASLKRGFAGQGQEDCHCTQGVYTFDREAKAIQVDTFCVHGGPNGYITGIRGRVQCLSEDDLQKNATDLEKQEMIKEKCYLRFPTLPFIPKEPYDVIATDYDNFALVSGAKDTSFVQIYSRTPNPGPEFIEKYKAYLENFGYDSSKIKDTPQDCEVMSNSQLAAMMSMPGMQQALINQFPDLELKAPIALNPFTSVFDTFKKLLELYFK; from the exons ATGGTAGAGGTTCTTCTAGCATCATCACATCTACTTCACTGTTCATCTTATCCTCCTACATCTTG GAAGGTTTCAGGAACAGGAAGAGGAGCATATTTGAAGTGTTCATTGGAGCTGAGGAGGAGTAGTAAGGTGGTTCTGACCAAGAAAGTTTTGTTATCTGGCCTTGCTGCTTCCTTCATACTTCTCTCTCCTACACCATCTCAG TCTGCTGCTACAGATTTTTTTCATCAACAAAATATATGCCAGCTTGCCAATGCTAGTGAAAATTCAGTTGCCCTACCCTTTGAGAATGATTCTGATGGAAAAGGTGCGAACCTAATGATGATGAGAGGTATGACAGCCAAGAATTTTGATCCTGTAAGGTATTCAGGAAGATGGTTTGAAGTCGCTTCGCTTAAACGAGGATTTGCCGGTCAAGGTCAAGAAGACTGCCATTGTACTCAG GGTGTATATACATTTGATAGGGAAGCTAAGGCTATTCAAGTTGATACATTTTGCGTTCATGGAGGCCCTAATGGATATATAACCGGAATTAGGGGGAGAGTTCAATGTCTATCAGAAGATGATTTGCAGAAAAATGCAACTGACCTAGAGAAGCAGGAAATGATTAAAGAAAAATGCTATCTCCGCTTTCCTACATTGCCATTCATCCCTAAGGAACCTTATGATGTCATTGCTACTGATTATGACAATTTTGCTCTTGTTTCAGGAGCAAAGGACACTAGTTTTGTTCAG ATATACTCAAGAACACCTAACCCTGGACCTGAATTCATAGAGAAGTACAAAGCTTACTTGGAAAACTTTGGATATGATTCAAGCAAGATCAAAGACACGCCTCAAGATTGCGAAGTAATGTCGAACAGTCAGCTGGCAGCTATGATGTCCATGCCTGGAATGCAGCAGGCACTAATAAACCAGTTTCCTGATCTTGAACTTAAGGCCCCTATTGCACTTAATCCCTTCACAAGTGTATTTGACACTTTCAAgaagcttcttgagctttattTTAAGTAG